The genomic DNA ACGATCGCTCCGCCGCAGCGATCTGTTCTTCGCTGGCCTGACGCGCGCCCGGGATTCCGGGAATCAGACTCTTTGCGATCAGCCCCCGCGTCGTCCGATCGGGGACGGGCAACGTGATCGGTCGCAGACGCGGATTGCCGACGGCAAACCAAGGCGGTAGGTCGCCTTCCTGATCGGCGATCCAAACGATCGGATTAAAGAGCGTACTCGCGTCGGGACCGCAGGGGCGCGCGGCGACATCTAAACTGAGGATCAACGAGGCGGTGAACCAATGGTGTTCGTCGTCGGTCTGTAAATCGGGGCGCACCAGATAACGGGACGAAAAATCGGCGAGCACCGCGATCGGTTCGGGTTCGCTCCGTACGAAGTCGGGAAACAGTTCAAAGAACCTCGCCACACTGGCGGGCGAGTGAAGGTTGTCGTTCCACCTCAGATCGAATCGGTCGCTGAAGAATTTCTGTTCCGCTGCGATGTCGATCCCGCTGACCAAGGGAACGGAGAAGCCGTTCAACGGATCGAAGGCCAGCACGTGGGCGATGCCGCGGCTGCGCAACAGTTCCGCCAGGAAACTTGTCAGCGGCAGCGGCGCGTAGCGCTCGTTGGCGATCGCCCAAGGGTAGCGGTCGCGCACATTGCCGCTCAGCAAAAACTGGCTCTTCAGCGGCAAAAAGCGAGCGAGATCCAACGCCCATCGAGGCAAAGCTTGCGGCGATTCCATACAGCGCATCCTGGCATCAAACCAAAGTCTTCAAAGCCGCTATCGTACCAGGAATTCGTCCGCCCGCGTCTCCCCTAAAATTGCAAACCGGGCCGCAACGTCGTCCGCCCGAAGGGTGGAACAACCAGTGCCGGTAGTGTACGCCATCGCCACGAACAAGTCATTCATAACTTCACCGCACCAAAGGCGGCGAAGCAGGAGTTTTTGTGAAGCAGTTCGACATGCCGAAATCCGACGCGGCGGAGCAGATCCAATTGGTAGGTTACCGGCCGCGGCGAGTCTTCTTTTTCGATGTAGGCGAAAACTTTGTCTCGATACCCGGGGCCGTCGAGTCCAGTGAGATACTCTCCATACCGAGCCCACATCATCTGATGAACGCTTGAGGTTTCGTGCGAGACAAGATCGGTGATCCAGACCGATCCGCCGGGCGTTAAAAGTCGGAACAGTTTTTCGAAAGTCGACAGCCAATCGGCGTCGTTGCGCAGGTGATGCAGGACCGCTGCGGCGAGGATCACGTCGCACGATTCGGGCTCCAACGCCGCATCGCGGAAGTCGGTTTGCCAAAGTTCGATCGAATTTGCACCGGCGGCGGCAACTCGCTGCTTGGCGCGATCGAGCATCGGTTGGCTGAGGTCCAGCAGATCGACGTCGAAGTTACTGCCATACGCCTGCCGCAACTTGATCGTATTGTTTCCCGCTCCACATCCGATATCCAGCACCCGGCGAATCTGCGGTGTCGAAGCGATTGCCGCTTGTGTTATCAACTCCATCGCCAACGGAGCGTCGATCGTCGCAGTCTGTCCGGTTTCCAGAACGCTAAAACGTTCGACATCGTTGTCGAACCGTTGGCGAATTTCGTCGACAGACGATTTTGCTTCAAAGTTCATCCGTTGCTCCTGCTTTCCAGTGTGCTTATGTGATATTGGAAGTTGGGGGCGTTTTAGTCGCTTCCCTGCTAGCGGGCAAATATGCTTCCCTGCCCGCCGCTGGCAAGGGACTTGAAAAACATCTCAAAGGTTCGCTTGATGATCAACTCTATGCGTTGCAATCCACGATGTCGTCTGAATATCATGGCTTTTCCCTCCATGACTCTTCTAAATACCCCCTCCTTTTGAAGCAAGACAGCCATGACGCACTCCGCACCCACCCGCCGCCGCTTCCTGCAAACATCGATGGCATTGGCGGGAGCACTTCCCATGGCAGGCGGTCTTCAAGCCGCTGATCCCGCGGCGACGGAGCGTCCTTTGATGGCGTACGTCGGCACGTTCAGTTCGCCATTGAAGGACATGCTGCCGACCCAAGTTGATCTGCCGCCGGGGAACGGGCGGGGCATTCATACGTTTCGCGTCGATCGGGAGACCGGAGCGTTGACCGCGGCGGGGGACTATCCGCTGGGGACCAGTCCCAGTTGTTTGGTCGTCAACGAGGCCGGAACGCGGCTTTACTCAGCGAACGAAACCGACCGCGTGGGAGCCGACAAGCAGGGAACGGTTAGCGCGTTTGCGATCGATCCCGCCGATGGCCAGTTG from Rosistilla carotiformis includes the following:
- a CDS encoding class I SAM-dependent methyltransferase, coding for MNFEAKSSVDEIRQRFDNDVERFSVLETGQTATIDAPLAMELITQAAIASTPQIRRVLDIGCGAGNNTIKLRQAYGSNFDVDLLDLSQPMLDRAKQRVAAAGANSIELWQTDFRDAALEPESCDVILAAAVLHHLRNDADWLSTFEKLFRLLTPGGSVWITDLVSHETSSVHQMMWARYGEYLTGLDGPGYRDKVFAYIEKEDSPRPVTYQLDLLRRVGFRHVELLHKNSCFAAFGAVKL